From Chitinivibrionales bacterium, the proteins below share one genomic window:
- a CDS encoding ATP-binding protein, with amino-acid sequence MFFGKWKKSGEVQDDLFLMARIVEHTPTNIVVTRPDGGILYVNGCAERELKFPRDTLGGVSVETIISDTGDGISWNELRRRLEHDRSCEGKATLIGKGGSEILCALYAFSIAETSRNGNLFVLQFKDVTGEMKGIDQIERKNLEMAKINTELIRSNAELKRVSELKSNFLSIASHELKTPLTSIKGYSDIMIDTMKGKLDSGVYRMIESINRAADRLHRVVNNILDVTRIEQKRLRLKPERFDLATLARDCIEELSQFSVKRNVRFECSAQENMPKFLGDTMRMQQVFTNLFTNALKFSPDNSAVRVSIGLLTPSEFHIVVKDQGIGVDRAEQKKIFDPFYEVASATRHSTDYSKFMGGGTGLGLSIVKGIVERHGGRIWVESEGPSEENKFPGSEFHIVVPVEAKIEWDDDETRTIKLAELREEQTKERDAAAENVEEKPVILFIDSDREAIEIAKMVLENAFEILVAETGEIGLTMAFEHHPSLILVDSYLPGLDGYRICRILRSQEETKNIPLAFFSAGSQSNEIQKCFASGGDDFIVKPFSGKELVEKIWRLLMKKKELQNFKQD; translated from the coding sequence ATGTTTTTCGGAAAATGGAAAAAATCCGGCGAAGTGCAGGACGATCTGTTCCTGATGGCGCGCATCGTGGAGCACACGCCCACCAACATCGTCGTCACCCGGCCCGACGGCGGCATCCTGTATGTCAACGGCTGCGCCGAGCGAGAGCTGAAATTTCCGCGCGACACGCTGGGCGGCGTTTCGGTCGAGACCATCATTTCCGACACGGGCGACGGCATTTCATGGAATGAACTGCGCCGGCGGCTCGAGCATGACCGCTCGTGCGAGGGCAAGGCCACGCTCATTGGCAAGGGCGGCAGCGAGATCCTCTGCGCGCTGTACGCGTTCTCCATCGCCGAAACCTCCCGGAACGGGAACCTCTTCGTGCTGCAGTTCAAGGACGTGACCGGCGAGATGAAGGGCATCGACCAGATCGAGCGCAAGAACCTCGAAATGGCCAAAATCAACACCGAGCTCATCCGCTCCAACGCCGAGCTCAAACGGGTGAGCGAGCTCAAATCGAATTTCCTGAGCATCGCCTCACACGAGCTCAAGACGCCGCTCACGTCGATCAAGGGGTATTCCGACATCATGATCGACACCATGAAGGGGAAGCTCGATTCGGGCGTGTACCGGATGATCGAGAGCATCAACCGGGCCGCCGACCGCCTTCACCGGGTGGTCAACAACATCCTCGACGTCACCCGCATCGAGCAGAAGCGGCTGCGCCTCAAACCAGAACGGTTCGACCTGGCCACGCTGGCGCGCGACTGCATCGAGGAGCTCTCACAGTTTTCCGTGAAGCGGAACGTCAGGTTCGAATGCAGCGCCCAGGAAAACATGCCGAAGTTCCTTGGCGACACCATGCGGATGCAGCAGGTGTTCACCAACCTTTTCACCAACGCGCTCAAGTTCTCGCCTGACAATTCCGCGGTGCGGGTGAGCATCGGCCTGCTCACGCCGTCCGAATTCCATATTGTGGTCAAGGACCAGGGTATCGGGGTCGACCGGGCCGAGCAGAAGAAGATCTTCGACCCGTTTTACGAGGTCGCCAGCGCCACCCGGCACAGCACCGACTATTCAAAGTTCATGGGCGGCGGCACCGGGCTAGGCTTGTCTATTGTCAAGGGCATCGTGGAACGCCACGGCGGCAGGATATGGGTCGAAAGCGAAGGCCCGTCGGAGGAGAACAAGTTTCCCGGCAGCGAATTCCACATCGTCGTTCCCGTGGAGGCGAAAATAGAATGGGACGACGACGAAACGCGCACCATCAAGCTTGCCGAGCTCCGCGAGGAGCAGACCAAGGAGCGTGACGCCGCGGCGGAAAACGTTGAGGAAAAGCCCGTCATCCTGTTCATCGACAGCGACCGGGAGGCGATCGAGATAGCCAAGATGGTCCTTGAAAACGCGTTTGAGATCCTGGTCGCCGAGACAGGGGAAATCGGCCTCACCATGGCCTTTGAGCACCATCCGTCCCTCATCCTGGTCGATTCATACCTGCCGGGCCTCGACGGCTACCGTATCTGCAGGATCCTGCGCAGCCAGGAGGAAACGAAAAACATTCCGCTGGCTTTTTTCTCGGCGGGATCGCAAAGCAATGAAATACAGAAATGCTTTGCCTCCGGCGGCGATGATTTCATCGTGAAACCGTTTTCGGGAAAAGAGCTCGTTGAAAAGATCTGGAGACTGCTCATGAAGAAAAAGGAGTTGCAGAACTTCAAACAGGACTGA